From Synoicihabitans lomoniglobus, the proteins below share one genomic window:
- a CDS encoding ATP-binding protein: MSADHHASPRPPLAPASTPVVLREDATLNTLRSAVRLAAVERLQLKGAPTEPAYERHTRLASQFLNAPASFATLIGATDQHVFASCGDLGGESAQALGYSQLVVTTGSLLIVDKTHPAPKKDELNSTDVAAYLGYPIRTPDGFIVGVFGAMDTKERVWAEEEIELMHDFNELLKSEIGSRYRSLITEAKLEANQGRLSKALGWADCLVWEAEVDCTTDNWAWRFNIQPSGLYKRLFGSRTTSSDMGLWYRHELPDQAAMDQRSREALLTGKPGYMQEFRVVEKGKTFWLRESVTITPLGQKRHWVVGVATDITMLKELEANLAHARDEALKASQLKSQFLANMSHEIRTPMNGIIGTANMLMDSDLNDAQRQMGRVIQESGESLLVVINDILDISKIEAGMLSIETAPFSLSHVIGEVMSLLQPQATDKGINLKCEIDANLPTKVVGDAYRVRQIVTNLLGNAIKFTAEGEVAVHVATTLRASKHCAVRITISDTGFGISTEDQSKLFLPFVQIDGSDSRQYGGTGLGLAISRQLTELMGGHIGLRSTIGTGSTFWLELPFLTDANPPQSTKPAKRPQGPAAETSPPVRTHLLLVEDNKTNQFVAQHILKKIGFTHDVANHGEEALALLARNRYDAVLMDCQMPVLDGFETTRRIREGTVEKLDPSIPIVALTAYAMIGDEDRCREAGMNGYVTKPIRAEHLRAALQEFGILSPLDEETGQRDASPAS, translated from the coding sequence ATGTCCGCCGACCATCACGCTTCCCCCCGTCCCCCGCTGGCCCCCGCCTCCACTCCGGTTGTCCTCCGGGAGGACGCGACCCTGAACACGCTCCGCAGTGCAGTCCGCCTCGCAGCCGTGGAGCGCCTGCAGCTCAAGGGGGCGCCAACCGAGCCCGCCTACGAACGACACACCCGCCTCGCCAGCCAGTTCCTGAACGCCCCTGCCAGTTTCGCGACGTTGATCGGAGCGACAGATCAGCATGTCTTTGCGTCATGCGGAGATCTCGGCGGTGAATCTGCGCAGGCGCTTGGTTACTCCCAATTGGTGGTGACGACCGGAAGTCTTCTAATCGTCGACAAGACGCACCCCGCTCCGAAAAAAGATGAGCTGAACAGCACCGATGTGGCGGCTTACCTGGGATACCCCATCCGCACCCCCGATGGGTTCATTGTAGGGGTATTCGGTGCCATGGATACGAAGGAACGCGTCTGGGCGGAGGAGGAGATCGAGCTCATGCACGATTTCAACGAGTTGTTGAAATCCGAGATTGGGAGTCGCTATCGCAGCTTGATCACCGAAGCGAAACTCGAAGCGAATCAGGGCCGACTCTCCAAGGCACTGGGATGGGCGGACTGCCTGGTGTGGGAAGCGGAAGTCGACTGCACGACGGATAATTGGGCCTGGCGATTCAACATCCAACCCTCGGGACTCTACAAGCGACTGTTCGGCAGCCGGACGACCTCCAGCGACATGGGGTTGTGGTATCGCCACGAACTCCCCGACCAGGCCGCCATGGACCAGCGCAGCCGCGAGGCGCTGCTCACGGGCAAACCGGGCTACATGCAGGAATTTCGGGTGGTGGAAAAAGGCAAAACGTTCTGGTTGCGCGAATCGGTCACCATAACTCCGCTCGGCCAAAAACGCCACTGGGTCGTCGGGGTCGCGACCGACATTACGATGCTCAAGGAGCTCGAAGCCAATCTCGCTCACGCCCGGGATGAGGCCCTGAAGGCGTCTCAGCTGAAATCACAGTTCCTCGCGAACATGAGTCATGAGATCCGCACCCCCATGAACGGCATCATCGGCACGGCCAATATGCTCATGGACTCGGATCTGAACGACGCGCAGCGGCAGATGGGCCGCGTCATTCAGGAGAGCGGTGAATCCCTGCTCGTCGTCATCAACGACATTCTGGACATCTCTAAAATTGAAGCGGGCATGCTCTCGATCGAAACCGCCCCATTCAGCCTGTCCCACGTGATCGGCGAAGTGATGTCTTTGCTGCAGCCGCAGGCCACGGACAAGGGAATCAATTTGAAATGCGAAATCGATGCGAACCTGCCGACGAAGGTCGTGGGCGACGCGTATCGGGTGCGGCAGATCGTCACGAACCTGCTCGGCAACGCCATCAAGTTCACCGCCGAGGGGGAGGTCGCGGTGCACGTGGCGACGACCCTCCGCGCATCCAAACACTGCGCCGTTCGTATTACTATTTCCGATACAGGATTCGGTATTTCGACGGAGGACCAGTCGAAATTGTTTCTGCCCTTCGTGCAGATCGACGGATCCGACAGTCGCCAGTATGGGGGCACGGGGCTGGGGCTGGCAATTTCCCGTCAGCTCACCGAACTCATGGGCGGCCACATCGGGCTTCGCAGCACCATCGGCACGGGCTCCACGTTCTGGCTCGAGTTACCTTTCCTGACGGACGCGAATCCCCCGCAATCGACCAAACCGGCCAAGCGTCCCCAAGGCCCGGCGGCCGAAACGTCGCCGCCGGTTCGGACGCATCTGCTGCTGGTCGAGGACAACAAAACCAATCAGTTCGTCGCCCAGCACATCCTGAAGAAAATCGGCTTCACCCACGACGTCGCCAACCACGGCGAGGAAGCCTTGGCGCTCCTCGCACGCAATCGTTACGATGCCGTTTTGATGGATTGTCAGATGCCGGTGCTCGACGGCTTTGAGACCACCCGCCGCATTCGCGAAGGCACCGTGGAGAAGCTCGACCCCTCTATTCCAATCGTCGCCTTGACGGCCTATGCCATGATCGGCGACGAAGACCGGTGCCGGGAAGCCGGCATGAACGGTTACGTGACCAAACCGATCCGGGCCGAGCATCTGCGGGCAGCGCTCCAGGAGTTTGGCATTCTGTCGCCGCTCGACGAGGAAACCGGTCAGCGCGATGCCAGCCCCGCTTCGTAG
- a CDS encoding MotA/TolQ/ExbB proton channel family protein, giving the protein MRNLIKSALVASVATIALWVVLRFTLSSEAWFHAFLFERSPVQWLSIAMFIFGADVLIAKARRLAAEQRHLTHAQWQTHDAAATADSVVRRRVSAMAELAQHHSPSFCQDTAKDLSEEDMRAVNESFVLPADVIGTLPLVGFFGTVWGLSKGLYNNFVLQGEDSTNSFANAIGTAFDTTLLALFLTIALTIAQSLLRRAEIALLERLDHFVEDHLLKLDATGTSPIPSSNDPRVWLDEFGIDPAELIGYLRGKLGSMATDLNVLSATNEKLTAALESFNATPPAAPDPGPQLEALATALRDSSAQAATAAREQLAKLDQLDTLTASSSAAATTLTAVLAQLEKARGDAATAESALQQAVTASGEQVAAQIGEASSSQLTTLDALKQLAAAQQSTIDALEQHAAAHGRALSDLQATGDAAHQRTQELVQRPKTFTVTAAPERADEPSA; this is encoded by the coding sequence ATGCGAAATCTTATCAAGTCCGCCCTCGTGGCATCGGTTGCAACGATCGCGTTGTGGGTGGTGCTCCGGTTCACCCTTTCAAGCGAAGCGTGGTTCCACGCGTTTTTATTCGAACGCAGCCCGGTGCAATGGCTGAGCATCGCCATGTTCATCTTCGGCGCCGATGTGCTCATCGCGAAGGCCCGCCGCCTCGCGGCCGAACAACGCCATCTCACCCACGCCCAATGGCAGACGCACGATGCCGCTGCGACCGCCGACAGCGTGGTGCGGCGCCGCGTCTCCGCGATGGCGGAACTCGCCCAGCATCACTCGCCGTCCTTTTGCCAGGATACGGCCAAGGATCTCTCCGAGGAGGACATGCGCGCGGTCAACGAGAGTTTCGTGCTGCCAGCCGATGTGATCGGCACCCTGCCTCTCGTCGGTTTCTTCGGCACGGTGTGGGGGCTCAGTAAAGGGCTTTACAACAACTTCGTGCTACAGGGCGAAGACAGCACCAACTCCTTCGCCAACGCCATCGGCACGGCGTTCGACACCACCCTGCTCGCGCTCTTTCTCACCATCGCCCTCACCATCGCGCAAAGTCTGTTGCGGCGCGCCGAGATCGCTCTGCTGGAGCGTCTGGACCATTTCGTCGAAGACCACCTGCTCAAACTCGACGCCACCGGCACCTCGCCGATCCCGTCATCCAATGATCCGCGCGTCTGGCTCGACGAGTTCGGGATCGATCCGGCCGAACTGATCGGCTACCTGCGCGGCAAACTCGGCAGCATGGCCACCGATCTCAACGTCCTCTCCGCCACCAACGAAAAACTCACGGCGGCCCTCGAGTCCTTCAACGCCACCCCGCCCGCCGCACCCGACCCGGGTCCGCAGCTCGAGGCCCTCGCGACCGCCCTGCGTGATTCCTCCGCGCAAGCCGCCACCGCCGCCCGCGAGCAACTCGCCAAGCTCGACCAGCTGGACACGCTCACTGCGAGCAGCAGCGCTGCGGCGACCACCCTCACCGCCGTGCTCGCGCAATTGGAAAAAGCCCGGGGCGACGCGGCCACGGCGGAGAGTGCATTGCAGCAAGCGGTGACTGCCTCCGGCGAGCAAGTCGCCGCACAGATTGGGGAGGCGTCGTCGAGTCAACTCACGACCCTCGACGCGCTCAAACAACTCGCCGCCGCCCAACAGTCGACCATCGACGCGTTGGAACAACACGCCGCCGCCCACGGCCGTGCGCTCAGCGATCTGCAAGCCACCGGGGATGCCGCCCACCAGCGCACGCAGGAGCTCGTGCAACGCCCCAAAACGTTCACCGTAACCGCCGCGCCGGAACGCGCCGATGAGCCGTCGGCATAA
- the secA gene encoding preprotein translocase subunit SecA, with the protein MFDFLFKRFAGRHYRKFLESAKPVVAKINEIEESYQSLSEEQLKAKTVEFRERVKGGESLDDILPEAFAAVKNAARRLVGTTAIVNEHEQTWDMVHFDVQLIGGLALHHGKIAEMATGEGKTLVATLPLYLNALTSRNSQLVTVNDYLARRDSEWMGHLYQYLGLTVGCIQQQMPSSLRREMYGRDITYGTASEFGFDYLRDNGMATRKEDQVQRDHWFCIVDEIDSILVDEARTPLIISGPAPIEREQPFTRLKPTLERLVNMQLKLCNRLISEAKPVVENESASSDERAEAFRKLLQVKLGHPKNKLLLRVLEVPAARKELDKLETEMNSDLQKAEMYALKEELFFTIDERQHQSDLTEIGRNTLRPDNPDAFVLPDLAVEHMEIDRDESLTPEQREEKKNASHQAYAAVSEEIHAISQLLRAYCLYERDVEYVVQEGKVNIVDENTGRVMPGRRWSDGLHQAVEAKEGVTIERETRTYATVTIQNYFRMYEKLAGMTGTAETEAAEFSEIYGLGVQVIPTNKPNIREDKNDSIFKTRRDKFNAVVAEITEANKRGQPVLVGTVSVESSEVLSRMLKRANIIHTVLNAKFHEQEADIVARAGHRGGVTIATNMAGRGTDIKLGEGVRELGGLYVIGTERHESRRIDRQLRGRCSRQGDPGTTKFFLSLEDNLMRLFLQGNLASRLMEGSMRDGEELEHSLLNRSIESAQKKVEQQNFSQRKRLLQYDDVLNQQREVIYGIRNAAIHADRPKTLIFEQVEEEVVVRLETAGFDEKGGADAASIDHLVGWFNTHFPIGLHADDLQGKNFDTLTKELAARVHKAYEVKESVEVPEALGGLERYVVINAIDKHWQEHLTEMEELRRAIGLRSYGQKDPLVEYKGEAFKYFEELMNNVRLQICTGLFRSATNIQAFENMLQVLSRGAKAVGPENAPAAAAPGALPTAQVRTTVTGGGATGNPGAPKRDIKLPMPKPKPVQAMPKVGRNDPCPCGSGKKYKQCHGK; encoded by the coding sequence ATGTTCGACTTTCTGTTCAAACGTTTCGCCGGTCGTCACTATCGGAAATTTCTCGAGTCCGCCAAGCCCGTGGTCGCTAAGATCAACGAGATCGAGGAATCCTACCAATCGCTCTCGGAAGAGCAGCTCAAGGCCAAGACGGTCGAGTTCCGCGAGCGCGTCAAAGGAGGTGAGTCCCTCGACGACATCCTGCCGGAGGCCTTTGCCGCCGTCAAAAACGCCGCTCGCCGCCTGGTCGGCACCACGGCCATCGTCAACGAGCACGAACAGACCTGGGACATGGTCCACTTTGACGTGCAGCTCATCGGTGGCCTCGCGCTGCACCACGGCAAGATCGCCGAAATGGCCACGGGTGAAGGCAAGACCCTCGTCGCCACCCTGCCGCTCTATCTCAACGCTCTGACCAGCCGCAATTCGCAGCTCGTCACCGTCAACGACTACCTCGCTCGTCGTGACTCCGAGTGGATGGGCCACCTTTACCAATACCTCGGCCTCACCGTCGGTTGTATCCAGCAACAGATGCCGTCGTCGCTGCGCCGCGAGATGTATGGCCGCGACATCACCTACGGCACAGCCTCCGAGTTCGGTTTCGATTACCTGCGCGACAACGGCATGGCCACGCGCAAAGAGGACCAGGTCCAACGTGATCACTGGTTCTGTATCGTGGACGAAATCGACTCCATCCTCGTCGACGAAGCCCGCACCCCGCTCATCATTTCCGGCCCGGCTCCGATTGAGCGCGAGCAGCCCTTCACCCGTCTCAAGCCCACCTTGGAACGGCTCGTGAACATGCAGCTCAAGCTCTGCAACCGCCTCATCTCCGAAGCCAAACCCGTCGTCGAAAACGAATCCGCTTCCTCCGACGAACGCGCCGAGGCTTTCCGCAAGCTCCTGCAGGTCAAACTTGGCCACCCGAAGAACAAGCTGCTGCTGCGCGTTCTCGAGGTCCCCGCCGCCCGCAAGGAACTCGATAAGCTCGAAACTGAGATGAACTCCGACCTGCAGAAGGCGGAGATGTATGCCCTCAAGGAGGAGCTGTTTTTCACCATTGATGAGCGCCAGCATCAGTCTGACCTCACCGAGATCGGTCGCAATACTCTGCGTCCCGATAATCCCGATGCCTTCGTTCTGCCCGACCTCGCCGTCGAGCATATGGAAATCGATCGCGACGAGAGCCTCACGCCTGAGCAGCGCGAGGAAAAGAAGAACGCCTCCCACCAAGCCTACGCCGCGGTTTCCGAAGAGATTCACGCCATCTCCCAGCTCCTGCGCGCCTACTGTCTCTACGAGCGCGACGTCGAATATGTCGTCCAGGAGGGCAAGGTGAATATCGTCGACGAAAACACCGGCCGCGTCATGCCGGGCCGCCGGTGGTCGGATGGTCTTCACCAAGCCGTCGAAGCCAAGGAGGGCGTGACCATCGAGCGCGAGACTCGCACCTACGCGACGGTTACGATTCAGAACTACTTCCGCATGTATGAGAAGCTGGCCGGCATGACCGGCACAGCCGAAACGGAAGCCGCCGAATTCAGCGAAATCTACGGCTTGGGCGTGCAGGTCATCCCGACCAACAAACCCAACATTCGCGAAGACAAGAACGACTCCATTTTCAAGACCCGTCGCGACAAGTTCAACGCGGTCGTCGCCGAGATCACTGAAGCCAACAAACGCGGCCAGCCCGTGCTCGTCGGCACGGTTTCCGTCGAATCGTCCGAGGTGCTTTCGCGCATGCTCAAGCGCGCGAACATCATCCACACCGTGCTCAACGCCAAATTCCACGAGCAGGAGGCCGACATTGTCGCCCGCGCCGGCCACCGGGGCGGCGTCACCATCGCGACCAACATGGCCGGCCGCGGCACCGACATCAAACTCGGCGAAGGCGTGCGCGAACTCGGCGGTCTCTACGTGATCGGCACCGAGCGCCACGAGTCCCGTCGCATCGACCGCCAGCTGCGCGGTCGTTGTTCGCGTCAGGGTGACCCCGGCACGACGAAGTTCTTCCTCTCGCTGGAAGACAACCTCATGCGCCTCTTCCTGCAGGGCAACCTGGCCTCGCGACTCATGGAAGGCTCCATGCGCGACGGCGAAGAGCTCGAGCATTCCCTGCTCAATCGCTCGATCGAAAGTGCGCAAAAGAAGGTCGAGCAGCAGAACTTTTCCCAGCGCAAACGTCTGCTCCAATACGACGACGTGCTCAACCAACAGCGCGAGGTCATCTACGGCATTCGCAACGCCGCCATCCACGCGGATCGTCCCAAGACACTCATCTTCGAACAGGTCGAGGAAGAGGTGGTCGTCCGACTCGAAACCGCTGGCTTCGACGAAAAGGGCGGGGCCGATGCCGCCTCGATCGATCATCTGGTGGGTTGGTTCAACACCCACTTTCCGATCGGACTCCACGCGGACGACCTGCAGGGCAAGAACTTCGACACGCTGACCAAGGAACTCGCGGCCCGCGTCCACAAAGCCTACGAAGTCAAAGAGTCGGTGGAAGTGCCGGAGGCGCTCGGCGGCCTTGAACGCTACGTCGTCATCAACGCGATCGACAAGCACTGGCAGGAGCATCTCACCGAGATGGAGGAACTGCGCCGCGCCATTGGATTACGCAGCTACGGCCAGAAGGATCCATTGGTTGAATACAAGGGCGAGGCCTTCAAATACTTTGAAGAGCTCATGAACAATGTGCGGTTGCAGATTTGCACCGGACTGTTCCGCAGCGCGACCAACATTCAGGCCTTCGAGAACATGCTGCAGGTGCTCAGCCGCGGCGCCAAAGCGGTCGGTCCCGAGAACGCTCCGGCCGCCGCCGCTCCCGGCGCACTGCCCACGGCCCAAGTGCGCACCACCGTCACGGGCGGCGGCGCCACCGGTAATCCGGGCGCGCCCAAGCGCGACATCAAGTTGCCCATGCCCAAGCCGAAACCGGTGCAGGCGATGCCCAAGGTCGGTCGCAACGACCCGTGTCCCTGCGGCAGCGGCAAAAAATACAAGCAGTGCCACGGTAAGTAG
- a CDS encoding UDP-glucuronic acid decarboxylase family protein has protein sequence MRVLVTGGAGFLGSHLCDRLLEQGHEVICLDNFFTGRKSNIAHLLPNPNFELVRHDVIDPFKFEVDQIYNLACPASPPHYQFNPIKTTKTSVMGAINSLGLAKRVRARVFQASTSEVYGDPAVHPQPEGYWGNVNPIGLRSCYDEGKRCAETLFFDYHRENDVDIRVVRIFNTYGPRMHPNDGRVVSNFIVQALRGEDLTVYGDGSQTRSFCYVDDLIEGFLRLMAQTATVGPVNIGNPGEFTMLELAEQTLKLVGGPSKIKHLPLPADDPKQRRPDITLAQKHLDWTPAVPLEEGLKRTIAYFRTQV, from the coding sequence ATGCGCGTTCTTGTCACCGGCGGAGCCGGCTTTTTGGGCTCTCATCTTTGCGACCGTTTGCTGGAGCAGGGGCACGAGGTTATTTGCCTCGATAACTTCTTCACGGGTCGCAAGAGCAACATCGCGCACTTGTTGCCGAATCCCAATTTTGAGCTCGTGCGCCACGACGTGATCGATCCGTTCAAGTTCGAGGTCGATCAAATCTACAACCTGGCCTGCCCGGCCTCGCCGCCCCATTACCAATTCAACCCCATCAAGACGACCAAGACTTCGGTCATGGGGGCGATCAACAGTCTCGGCCTGGCAAAACGCGTGCGCGCCCGCGTGTTTCAAGCCAGCACGAGCGAGGTCTACGGTGATCCGGCGGTGCACCCGCAACCCGAGGGCTACTGGGGCAACGTCAACCCGATCGGCCTGCGCTCGTGCTACGACGAGGGCAAACGCTGCGCCGAGACGCTCTTCTTCGACTATCACCGCGAGAACGACGTCGATATCCGGGTCGTGCGCATCTTCAACACCTACGGCCCCCGGATGCATCCCAACGATGGCCGCGTCGTATCCAACTTTATCGTGCAAGCTCTGCGCGGCGAGGACCTCACCGTTTACGGCGACGGCTCCCAAACCCGCTCCTTCTGTTACGTCGACGACCTCATCGAGGGTTTCCTCCGCCTCATGGCGCAGACGGCCACGGTCGGTCCGGTCAACATTGGCAACCCGGGCGAATTCACCATGCTCGAACTGGCCGAACAGACGCTGAAACTGGTCGGCGGACCGTCGAAAATCAAGCACCTGCCCCTCCCGGCCGACGACCCCAAGCAGCGCCGACCTGATATCACCCTGGCCCAGAAACACCTCGACTGGACGCCCGCCGTTCCGCTCGAAGAGGGCCTGAAGCGGACCATTGCCTACTTCCGCACGCAGGTCTGA
- the lnt gene encoding apolipoprotein N-acyltransferase: MKTTDDDLPPFPDYDNPPVPFWEQHGGWLAPLGVFVTMVLFTVVAFPPFDAPEAAYACLAPAILWAYRWPKLKVFAAVTIGAQITAWYILTWWLHHATWPGYLMLGPVVGAWVGSWFFIAWWWVPRLRGMRTMNRLFGILGLAAAWVFIEWTRTWLLSGFPWLPLAASQWERSSILQVAAYTGAGGVSFVLVLMNLGFAAYGHRLFFEHNLRGIKKRSQEFFLAIFGLLVCLSIHVQESVNRYHFHSPLARFGFVQPNVPQEIKWNPEDAPAIVDTLQKATATIARRRPDVILWPEAVTPWAVKGDPTVQAFVEHTAQEAGAPILLGSIAREPGPTPDSEERWYNGAFIVDPELGLDPNYYAKRHLVPFGEYVPWRPVLGWLDKVVPLPGDFEEGDSPQPLLFNAGGQTLAVGPLICYEDTYPQLARATVKANVDLLVVLTNNGWFGEGGAAEQHAAHSVLRAVETRRPVLRIGNAGWSGWIDEFGAVRAVLRAVTRTDADGTSRTMVSNKPGDIDGTIYFRGSSSVDVQRDVRWIGRESFYVQHGDWFVWVCVGLIVFGVMLVRPVDPKEAAKADNPGDQTEPQP; this comes from the coding sequence GTGAAAACCACCGACGACGATCTTCCTCCATTTCCTGACTACGATAATCCGCCCGTCCCGTTTTGGGAGCAACACGGTGGCTGGCTGGCCCCGTTGGGCGTGTTTGTCACCATGGTGCTTTTTACGGTGGTGGCGTTTCCGCCGTTCGATGCGCCCGAAGCTGCGTATGCCTGTCTCGCTCCCGCCATCCTGTGGGCTTATCGGTGGCCCAAGCTGAAGGTGTTCGCCGCCGTGACGATCGGCGCGCAGATCACGGCGTGGTATATCCTCACGTGGTGGCTGCATCATGCGACCTGGCCGGGCTATCTGATGTTGGGACCTGTGGTGGGGGCGTGGGTCGGTTCGTGGTTCTTCATCGCATGGTGGTGGGTGCCTCGGTTGCGGGGGATGCGCACGATGAACCGATTGTTCGGTATTCTCGGTCTGGCGGCGGCTTGGGTGTTCATCGAATGGACGCGCACCTGGCTGTTGTCGGGCTTTCCCTGGCTGCCGTTGGCGGCCAGCCAATGGGAGCGATCGTCGATCCTGCAAGTGGCGGCTTACACGGGCGCGGGCGGCGTCTCCTTCGTGCTGGTGCTAATGAATCTCGGCTTTGCGGCCTATGGGCATCGTCTGTTTTTCGAGCACAACCTGCGCGGAATCAAGAAGCGCAGTCAGGAGTTCTTTTTGGCCATCTTCGGCCTGTTGGTGTGCCTGAGCATCCACGTGCAGGAATCGGTCAATCGTTACCATTTTCATTCGCCGTTGGCGCGGTTCGGATTCGTGCAGCCCAACGTGCCGCAGGAGATCAAATGGAATCCGGAAGACGCTCCCGCCATCGTGGACACGTTGCAAAAGGCCACCGCCACGATCGCCCGCCGGCGTCCGGACGTCATTCTGTGGCCCGAAGCCGTGACCCCCTGGGCGGTGAAAGGCGACCCAACGGTGCAGGCTTTCGTCGAGCACACCGCGCAAGAAGCCGGCGCGCCGATTTTGCTCGGCTCGATTGCGCGGGAACCCGGGCCCACCCCGGACAGCGAGGAACGTTGGTATAACGGGGCCTTTATCGTGGATCCGGAGCTGGGCCTCGACCCCAACTATTACGCGAAGCGGCATCTGGTGCCGTTTGGGGAATACGTGCCGTGGCGTCCCGTGCTGGGCTGGCTCGACAAGGTCGTGCCGTTGCCCGGAGATTTCGAGGAAGGCGATTCGCCGCAGCCCTTGTTGTTCAACGCCGGCGGCCAGACGCTGGCCGTGGGTCCGCTGATTTGCTACGAAGACACGTATCCGCAACTGGCGCGGGCGACGGTGAAGGCCAACGTCGATCTGCTGGTCGTGTTGACCAATAACGGCTGGTTCGGCGAAGGCGGAGCCGCGGAGCAACATGCCGCGCACAGCGTGTTGCGGGCGGTCGAAACGCGGCGTCCGGTGCTGCGGATCGGCAACGCCGGCTGGAGTGGCTGGATCGACGAATTCGGGGCCGTTCGCGCGGTGCTGCGCGCCGTCACGCGCACCGATGCCGATGGCACCTCGCGGACGATGGTGTCCAACAAACCGGGCGACATTGACGGCACGATCTACTTTCGCGGATCTTCCTCCGTCGACGTGCAACGCGACGTGCGCTGGATCGGCCGGGAGAGCTTTTACGTGCAACACGGCGATTGGTTCGTGTGGGTCTGCGTGGGCTTGATCGTCTTCGGCGTGATGCTGGTGCGTCCGGTTGATCCCAAAGAGGCCGCGAAAGCAGACAATCCCGGGGACCAAACTGAACCGCAACCGTAG